One Pirellulales bacterium genomic region harbors:
- a CDS encoding serine/threonine protein kinase — protein MSNHGPNLQSAPAIELRPSDSSSPADYDDRSTSRRPIAGDSANPTNPAVTTSIRNSTARGDENRGSSNLKIPVASGSDGAVIDSQQTIISRSPLVGSHPRGALPAAEIGRLLEGERLGYFELHEFVGGGGMGAVFRALDTMLNRTVAVKVLSQEQSGDEETLLRFKNEAQSAARLDHENISRVYYVGEDRGWNYIVFEFIEGTNLRDLIERQGILPLATAISYTLQIADALAHASGRDVVHRDIKPSNVLITPDDRAKLVDMGLARLHQVEPTGNDLTASGVTLGTFDYISPEQARDPRNADVRSDIYSLGCTLYFMLTGRPPFPDGTVLQKLLQHQGDEPPDPRTFRNDLPSDLLPILRTMMAKSPARRYPSPAELCTDLVAFANRNGIPAVGSSGLMLLSTAEHAPVPWRRHLTWGLPLAILLVVVGLLQLWWAITVPAAVPPRIETPSATQSASPGSIPNSERSNPAGA, from the coding sequence CCCGCGATCGAGTTGCGGCCTTCGGATTCCTCGTCGCCAGCGGATTACGACGACCGTTCGACCAGCCGCCGGCCGATCGCAGGTGATTCGGCCAATCCGACCAATCCTGCCGTGACGACCTCGATACGCAATTCTACCGCGAGAGGGGATGAAAACCGCGGTTCGTCAAACCTGAAAATTCCGGTAGCGAGCGGTTCAGACGGAGCGGTAATTGATTCCCAGCAAACTATTATTAGCCGGTCGCCGCTAGTTGGCTCTCATCCGCGGGGCGCGCTTCCTGCTGCCGAAATTGGCCGCCTGCTCGAAGGTGAGCGATTGGGGTATTTTGAACTGCATGAATTCGTCGGGGGCGGCGGCATGGGAGCGGTTTTTCGAGCGCTCGATACGATGCTCAACCGCACCGTCGCCGTGAAGGTGCTGTCGCAAGAGCAATCGGGAGATGAAGAGACGCTCTTGCGATTCAAAAACGAAGCCCAATCGGCGGCTCGTCTGGACCACGAAAACATTAGCCGCGTGTACTATGTTGGCGAAGACCGCGGCTGGAATTACATCGTCTTTGAGTTCATTGAAGGGACAAATCTGCGCGATTTGATCGAGCGCCAGGGAATCCTACCGTTGGCGACTGCGATTAGCTACACGCTGCAGATTGCCGACGCATTGGCACATGCGAGTGGACGCGATGTCGTGCATCGCGACATCAAGCCGTCGAACGTGTTAATCACCCCCGACGATCGGGCGAAGCTCGTTGATATGGGGCTGGCGCGATTACACCAAGTGGAACCGACAGGGAACGACTTGACCGCTAGTGGCGTGACTCTGGGAACGTTCGACTACATTTCGCCCGAACAAGCCCGCGATCCGCGCAATGCCGATGTGCGCAGCGACATCTATTCGCTCGGCTGCACGTTGTATTTCATGCTCACCGGCCGCCCACCTTTCCCGGATGGCACTGTGTTGCAAAAGCTGCTGCAACACCAGGGCGATGAGCCGCCCGACCCACGCACGTTCCGCAACGATCTGCCGAGCGATTTGCTGCCGATCCTCCGCACCATGATGGCCAAATCACCCGCCAGGCGGTACCCATCGCCGGCCGAACTTTGCACCGATTTGGTGGCGTTCGCCAACCGCAACGGCATCCCGGCTGTCGGATCCAGCGGACTCATGCTGCTGTCCACCGCCGAACATGCGCCGGTACCGTGGCGGCGACATCTCACATGGGGGCTGCCGCTGGCGATTTTGTTGGTTGTAGTCGGACTACTCCAGCTTTGGTGGGCTATCACGGTGCCGGCAGCCGTGCCTCCGAGAATTGAAACGCCGTCGGCCACCCAATCGGCAAGCCCAGGGTCGATCCCCAATTCCGAGCGCAGCAATCCTGCCGGAGCTTGA